In Pseudomonadales bacterium, a single window of DNA contains:
- a CDS encoding efflux RND transporter periplasmic adaptor subunit has protein sequence MKKPMVIMVAALVLAFGTLFGFIEGKKRLVERYLANFEPPPVAVSAHPAKREFWDVAIAAVGTLKAVHGVDLASEAAGVVTRMHFRAGDEVAAGDEIASLDDRVEVATLKSLLAQRRLAEINFERDQRLLATKAISRTDFDKTEAQLKDVSAQVERTEAVIARKHLRTPFAGRIGIPLVEVGEYVSEGQEIVTLQSLAMLEVDFKLPEQELPRLAVGQRVRCQVQAYPERVFDGEISAIDAKIDDNTRNVLVRAQVPNPGAALLPGMFVGVEIVVEDDIEQITVEESALSYNLYGDSVFVVAERGRDDGGKDLVVKRTYVKSGQRRHGRIAITEGINEGDVIVTAGTLKLDSGTRVAIDNSVQLGQ, from the coding sequence ATGAAGAAACCGATGGTGATCATGGTCGCCGCCCTGGTGCTGGCGTTTGGCACGCTGTTCGGTTTCATCGAGGGCAAGAAGCGTCTCGTCGAACGCTACCTCGCCAATTTCGAGCCTCCGCCGGTGGCGGTTTCGGCGCACCCGGCAAAGCGGGAATTCTGGGACGTGGCAATCGCTGCAGTCGGCACGCTGAAAGCCGTGCACGGTGTCGACCTGGCCAGCGAAGCGGCCGGAGTCGTGACGCGAATGCATTTTCGTGCGGGCGACGAAGTTGCCGCCGGTGACGAGATCGCCAGTCTCGACGACCGCGTCGAGGTGGCGACGCTGAAAAGCCTGCTGGCCCAGCGACGCCTCGCCGAGATCAACTTCGAGCGCGACCAGCGCCTGTTGGCGACCAAGGCCATCTCGAGGACCGATTTCGACAAGACCGAGGCGCAGCTCAAGGACGTGAGCGCACAGGTCGAGCGCACCGAGGCGGTAATCGCCCGTAAACATCTGCGCACACCTTTTGCCGGGCGCATTGGCATTCCCCTGGTCGAGGTCGGAGAGTACGTCAGCGAGGGGCAGGAAATCGTCACCTTGCAGTCCCTTGCCATGCTCGAAGTGGACTTCAAGCTGCCCGAACAGGAATTGCCGCGGCTTGCCGTCGGCCAACGGGTACGTTGCCAGGTGCAGGCCTACCCGGAACGCGTGTTCGACGGCGAGATCAGTGCGATCGATGCCAAGATCGACGACAACACCCGCAATGTGCTGGTGCGCGCGCAGGTACCCAATCCGGGTGCTGCGCTGCTGCCTGGCATGTTCGTTGGCGTCGAGATCGTGGTCGAGGACGACATCGAGCAGATCACGGTCGAGGAGTCGGCGCTGAGCTACAACCTCTACGGGGATTCGGTGTTCGTGGTCGCCGAGCGTGGCCGTGATGACGGCGGCAAGGATCTGGTCGTGAAACGGACCTACGTGAAGAGTGGCCAGCGTCGCCATGGACGCATTGCCATCACCGAGGGCATCAATGAAGGCGATGTCATCGTCACGGCAGGCACCCTGAAACTCGATTCGGGGACCCGCGTGGCAATCGACAACAGTGTCCAGCTCGGCCAATGA
- the bcp gene encoding thioredoxin-dependent thiol peroxidase: MTFPKIGNPAPLFTLQNQRAETVTLKQFRGGQNVILYFYPAAMTPGCTVQACGMRDAAAELAACNAIVLGVSPDPVAKLTRFAERDRLSFDLLSDPDHEVASRYGAWGPKKFMGRSYDGILRTTFLIDKEGRLRHVIAKVKTRSHHDEVLALLRASD; the protein is encoded by the coding sequence ATGACGTTCCCGAAGATCGGCAATCCGGCACCGCTCTTCACGCTGCAGAACCAGCGTGCAGAAACCGTGACACTGAAGCAGTTCCGCGGTGGCCAGAACGTGATTCTGTACTTCTATCCTGCCGCGATGACACCGGGCTGTACCGTGCAGGCCTGCGGCATGCGTGACGCTGCGGCCGAACTGGCGGCCTGCAACGCGATCGTGCTCGGTGTGAGCCCGGATCCGGTCGCGAAGCTCACCAGATTCGCCGAACGCGACCGTCTGAGCTTCGATCTGCTGTCGGATCCCGATCACGAAGTCGCAAGCAGATACGGAGCGTGGGGGCCGAAGAAGTTCATGGGGCGCAGCTATGACGGCATCCTGCGCACAACTTTCCTGATCGATAAGGAAGGCCGGTTGCGGCACGTGATCGCGAAGGTGAAGACGCGCAGTCACCACGACGAGGTGCTGGCCTTGCTGCGCGCGTCGGACTGA
- a CDS encoding zinc ribbon domain-containing protein → MPSYDYRCLATGSVHEVKHSIQAKASTWGELCTLGNLDPGDIDPASPVERLLSAAGVVRNSALRNPEPACGGGGCGRGACGFAG, encoded by the coding sequence ATGCCAAGCTACGACTACCGCTGCCTCGCCACCGGCAGCGTGCACGAGGTCAAGCATTCGATCCAGGCCAAGGCCTCGACCTGGGGTGAACTCTGCACCCTCGGCAACCTCGATCCCGGCGACATCGATCCGGCATCGCCGGTCGAACGTCTGCTCAGCGCTGCCGGGGTGGTGCGCAACAGCGCACTGCGCAACCCGGAACCTGCGTGCGGAGGTGGCGGTTGTGGCCGCGGCGCCTGCGGCTTTGCCGGTTGA
- the uvrA gene encoding excinuclease ABC subunit UvrA yields MDPHVEDSISISGARQNNLRNIDLELPLGMFTVITGVSGSGKSSLAFDTIYAEGQRRYVETFSPYARQFLDRMDRPQVDAIRGIPPAIAIEQSASVRTSRSTVGTMTELNDYLKLLYARAATLHCDGCGRAVGADSPASVAARLLADPRLADTIATITFDVEPLPGMDAGQLRAVLAAQGYTRVEESGQGLLVQQDRVRLREENRSRLLESLETALRLGRGRIAVRTGESNDALRFSDSLHCADCDIAYATLPAAAFSFNSPLGACATCRGFGRTIGIDYRLVIPDPTRTLGGGAIKPLQTGAWRECQQDLERYAHRRGVALDVPWSELSAADRNWVIEGEGGFDDGVWYGTRRFFEYLESKSYKMHIRVLLSKYRSYETCASCHGARLKPEALRWRLHGAAEGGGPGLDYHAFSLLPVTRALEFIDTLQLPGAADEASALVLAEIRSRLRFLVEVGAGYLTLDRQSRTLSGGEVQRINLTTALGSSLVNTLFVLDEPSIGLHPRDVGRVVEVLKRLRDAGNTLLVVEHDPQLMLAADRLIDMGPGPGRAGGAIVYHGPARGIAAVAGSLTGAYLRGDRAITRRRRMVDAVSGACLTLLGASANNLRGIDVRLPLGALVCVTGVSGSGKSTLVGDVLHRAARQHFGRPLDAPGAHRALHGLERLADVVFVDQAPIARSARSNPASHVGAWASIRALFAASPLARERGYTPGTFSFNSGDGRCPACSGSGFEHVEMQFLSDVYLRCPECDGKRFRAEVLEVRLASGHSIADVLALTVDEALLGLASETEVVRTLTPLVEVGLGYLALGQPVPTLSGGESQRLKLAGHIAEATERRRDGKGVLFVFDEPTTGLHFDDIARLLGAFDRLLDGGDSLLVIEHNLDVIDCADWLIELGPDGGEAGGELLFQGTPDAMVQTGCPTGVALAAWRGERGRMPAAAAAKRRRRGSTAIEIRHAREHNLKDIDLDLPRDALSVITGISGSGKSTLAFDILFAEGQRRYLESLNAYARQFVQPAVRPDVDAIRGIPPAVAVEQRTSRGGRKSTVATMTEIHHYLRLLFVKLGRQYCPGCDIPIEAQSPELIAARVLREFRGRCVQLLAPLVSGRKGLYTAIAAHAARRGQKWLRVDGVLVPTELWPRIDRYREHWIELPLATLTVRARDEASLRAGLDEALAAGNGSVQVLVLDGPQQGSVHAYSTRRCCPRCERNFAELDPRLFSYNSAHGWCPACFGTGLQLEGFDAAQSGEENVWNDWWQGQERACPNCAGQRLRPEALAVRLHGHGPAFYNALTVDGALSWFERLRLDGREAEIARDVLPELRSRLGFLREVGLGYLALERAAPTLSGGEAQRIRLAAQLGSNLRGVCYILDEPTIGLHPRDNAMLLGTLEQLRTKGNTVVVVEHDEETIRRADYVVDLGPGAGRLGGEVVAAGSIDAVMRTPHSVTARFLREPLRHPLHGSRRAIAADAPRLLVRGATRHNLRGVDVEIPLGRLVCLSGVSGSGKSTLMREVLESNLRDRTAQRRGQRIAWQHCTGIDGWEAIARVFEVDQTPIGKTPRSCPATYVGIWDAVRKLFAATSEARVRGFGPGRFSFNTAGGRCSSCEGQGRQRIEMSFLPEVHVVCEECGGSRFDAETLEVRFRGLRISDVLDMSVAEAVEFFAAHPSIQRALVLLDEVGLGYLRLGQASPTLSGGEAQRIKLVTELARMRGEGERRGTTHALYLLDEPTVGLHMADVEKLVGVLHRLVDAGNTVLVIEHNLDLLAEADWVIDLGPEGGAGGGRIVAAGTPERVSRSRRSHTGRALAPFLAERGNLTRPRQGSR; encoded by the coding sequence ATGGACCCCCACGTGGAAGATTCGATCAGCATCAGCGGCGCGCGCCAGAACAACCTGCGCAACATCGACCTCGAACTGCCGCTCGGCATGTTCACCGTCATAACCGGCGTCAGCGGTTCGGGCAAGTCCTCGCTCGCGTTCGACACCATCTATGCCGAGGGACAGCGGCGCTACGTGGAAACGTTCTCGCCGTACGCGCGCCAGTTCCTCGACCGCATGGATCGCCCGCAGGTCGACGCGATTCGCGGCATTCCGCCGGCGATCGCGATCGAGCAGAGCGCATCGGTGCGCACTTCACGCTCCACGGTCGGCACGATGACCGAACTGAACGATTACCTGAAGCTGCTGTACGCGCGTGCGGCAACGCTGCACTGCGATGGCTGTGGGCGAGCGGTTGGGGCCGACAGCCCGGCCAGCGTTGCTGCACGTCTGCTGGCCGACCCGCGTCTCGCCGACACGATCGCGACCATCACGTTTGACGTCGAACCGCTCCCCGGAATGGACGCCGGGCAACTGCGTGCTGTGCTCGCGGCGCAGGGATACACGCGTGTCGAGGAAAGCGGGCAGGGGCTGCTCGTGCAGCAGGACCGCGTGCGCCTGCGCGAGGAGAACCGCTCCCGCCTGCTGGAGAGCCTGGAAACAGCATTGCGGCTCGGACGTGGTCGCATCGCAGTGCGCACCGGCGAGAGCAACGACGCGTTGCGGTTTTCCGATTCGCTGCACTGTGCAGACTGCGATATCGCGTATGCAACCCTGCCGGCAGCGGCATTCTCGTTCAACTCGCCGCTCGGGGCATGCGCGACGTGCCGTGGCTTCGGGCGCACGATCGGTATCGACTATCGCCTGGTGATACCCGACCCGACGCGCACGCTGGGTGGCGGTGCGATCAAGCCGTTGCAGACAGGTGCGTGGCGCGAGTGCCAGCAGGATCTGGAACGCTACGCACATCGGCGTGGGGTTGCGCTGGACGTGCCGTGGAGTGAGCTGTCCGCAGCCGATCGCAACTGGGTGATCGAAGGAGAAGGAGGATTCGACGATGGCGTCTGGTACGGCACGCGCCGCTTCTTCGAATATCTCGAATCGAAGAGCTACAAGATGCACATCCGTGTGCTGCTGTCGAAATACCGCAGCTACGAGACATGCGCGAGCTGCCACGGCGCACGACTGAAGCCCGAAGCGCTGCGCTGGCGGCTGCACGGCGCTGCCGAGGGCGGTGGACCGGGGCTCGACTATCACGCCTTCTCGCTGCTTCCGGTCACGCGCGCGCTGGAATTCATCGACACGCTGCAGTTACCCGGAGCAGCAGACGAGGCGAGTGCTCTGGTGCTGGCCGAAATCCGCTCGCGCCTGCGCTTCCTGGTCGAGGTGGGGGCCGGCTATCTGACGCTGGATCGCCAGTCGCGCACGCTGAGTGGCGGCGAGGTGCAGCGGATCAACCTGACGACCGCGCTCGGCAGCTCGCTGGTCAATACCCTGTTCGTTCTCGACGAGCCGAGCATCGGGCTGCATCCGCGCGACGTGGGGCGCGTGGTCGAGGTACTGAAGCGCCTGCGCGATGCCGGCAATACCTTGCTGGTGGTCGAGCACGATCCGCAATTGATGCTCGCAGCGGATCGCCTGATCGATATGGGACCCGGGCCGGGGCGAGCCGGTGGTGCAATCGTCTATCACGGTCCGGCGCGCGGGATTGCTGCCGTGGCCGGGTCGCTGACGGGTGCGTACCTGCGCGGAGATCGGGCGATCACGCGCCGACGCCGGATGGTCGATGCAGTGAGCGGTGCCTGCCTGACCCTGCTCGGCGCGAGCGCGAACAACCTGCGCGGTATCGACGTGCGGCTGCCGCTTGGTGCGCTGGTCTGCGTGACCGGGGTCAGCGGTTCGGGGAAGTCGACGCTGGTCGGCGATGTGCTCCATCGGGCGGCGCGCCAGCACTTCGGACGGCCGCTGGATGCACCCGGGGCGCACCGGGCGCTGCACGGACTGGAGCGGCTCGCTGACGTGGTGTTCGTGGACCAGGCGCCGATCGCTCGCAGCGCGCGTTCCAACCCCGCCAGCCATGTCGGCGCCTGGGCGTCGATCCGCGCCTTGTTCGCGGCGAGCCCGCTTGCGCGCGAACGTGGCTACACACCGGGCACGTTCAGCTTCAATTCGGGCGATGGTCGTTGTCCCGCCTGCTCGGGCAGCGGTTTCGAGCACGTCGAGATGCAGTTCCTCAGCGACGTCTATCTGCGCTGCCCCGAGTGCGACGGCAAGCGGTTTCGCGCCGAGGTGCTCGAGGTGCGGCTCGCGTCGGGACACTCGATCGCCGACGTGCTGGCGCTGACCGTCGACGAGGCGCTGCTCGGCCTTGCCAGCGAGACCGAGGTGGTGCGCACGCTGACGCCACTGGTCGAAGTGGGCCTCGGCTACCTGGCGCTGGGACAGCCGGTGCCGACGCTGAGCGGTGGCGAATCGCAACGTCTGAAGCTCGCCGGGCATATCGCCGAGGCAACGGAACGCAGACGTGACGGCAAGGGTGTGCTGTTCGTGTTCGACGAGCCCACGACCGGGCTGCATTTCGACGATATCGCACGGCTGCTCGGTGCCTTCGACCGTCTGCTCGACGGCGGTGACTCGCTGCTGGTGATCGAGCACAACCTCGACGTGATCGACTGCGCCGACTGGCTGATCGAACTGGGCCCGGACGGCGGCGAGGCCGGCGGCGAATTGCTGTTCCAGGGAACGCCGGACGCGATGGTGCAGACCGGGTGCCCGACGGGTGTGGCGCTGGCCGCCTGGCGCGGCGAACGTGGGCGCATGCCGGCTGCGGCCGCTGCGAAGCGCAGGCGTCGCGGCAGCACTGCAATCGAGATCCGGCATGCACGCGAACACAACCTGAAGGACATCGACCTCGACCTGCCGCGCGATGCGCTCAGCGTGATCACCGGCATCAGCGGCAGCGGCAAGAGCACACTGGCTTTCGACATCCTGTTCGCCGAAGGGCAGCGCCGTTACCTCGAGTCGCTGAACGCCTACGCGCGCCAGTTCGTGCAGCCCGCGGTGCGTCCGGACGTCGATGCGATCCGCGGCATTCCGCCGGCGGTCGCGGTCGAGCAGCGCACCAGCCGGGGTGGGCGCAAGAGCACCGTCGCCACGATGACCGAGATCCACCATTATCTGCGGCTGCTGTTCGTCAAGCTGGGACGCCAGTACTGCCCTGGCTGCGACATTCCGATCGAGGCGCAGTCGCCGGAGCTGATCGCGGCGCGCGTCCTGCGCGAATTCCGCGGGCGGTGTGTGCAGTTGCTGGCTCCGCTGGTCAGCGGGCGCAAGGGGCTCTACACGGCGATCGCGGCGCATGCTGCGCGTCGCGGTCAGAAGTGGTTGCGCGTCGACGGCGTGCTGGTGCCTACCGAGCTGTGGCCACGAATCGATCGCTATCGCGAGCACTGGATCGAACTGCCGCTGGCGACGCTCACCGTCAGGGCGCGCGATGAGGCGAGTCTTCGTGCAGGCCTGGACGAAGCGCTTGCAGCCGGTAACGGCAGCGTGCAGGTACTCGTGCTCGATGGCCCGCAGCAGGGCAGCGTGCACGCCTACTCGACGCGCCGCTGCTGCCCGCGCTGCGAGCGCAACTTTGCCGAACTCGATCCGCGTCTGTTCTCGTACAACTCGGCGCACGGCTGGTGTCCTGCCTGCTTTGGTACCGGTCTGCAGCTCGAAGGTTTCGATGCGGCACAGAGCGGCGAGGAGAACGTGTGGAACGACTGGTGGCAGGGCCAGGAACGTGCCTGTCCGAACTGCGCGGGGCAGCGCCTGCGCCCGGAAGCGTTGGCGGTGCGCCTGCACGGGCACGGGCCCGCGTTCTACAACGCGCTGACGGTCGATGGGGCGCTATCCTGGTTCGAGCGCTTGCGACTCGACGGACGCGAGGCCGAGATCGCACGCGACGTGCTGCCCGAGTTGCGTTCGCGCCTGGGCTTCCTGCGCGAAGTGGGACTCGGCTACCTGGCGCTCGAACGTGCGGCACCGACACTGAGCGGCGGCGAGGCACAGCGCATCCGCCTCGCGGCACAACTCGGATCGAACCTGCGTGGGGTGTGTTACATCCTCGACGAACCGACCATCGGCCTGCACCCACGCGACAACGCGATGCTGCTGGGCACCCTCGAACAACTGCGCACCAAGGGCAATACGGTGGTCGTCGTCGAGCACGACGAAGAGACGATCCGCCGTGCCGATTACGTCGTCGATCTGGGACCGGGCGCGGGCAGGCTGGGCGGCGAGGTGGTGGCCGCGGGGAGCATCGACGCCGTGATGCGCACGCCACACTCGGTGACTGCACGTTTTCTGCGCGAGCCGCTACGCCATCCGCTGCATGGTTCACGACGCGCGATCGCAGCGGATGCACCGCGGTTGCTGGTGCGCGGGGCAACACGGCACAACCTGCGGGGGGTGGACGTCGAGATCCCGCTCGGGCGTCTGGTGTGCCTCAGTGGTGTCAGTGGCAGTGGCAAGAGCACGCTGATGCGCGAGGTGCTGGAGTCGAACCTGCGGGACCGCACGGCCCAGCGCCGCGGGCAACGGATCGCATGGCAACACTGCACGGGGATCGACGGCTGGGAGGCGATCGCGCGTGTCTTCGAGGTGGACCAGACGCCGATCGGCAAGACCCCGCGCTCGTGTCCGGCGACCTATGTGGGCATCTGGGACGCGGTGCGCAAACTGTTTGCTGCGACATCAGAGGCGCGCGTGCGCGGCTTCGGTCCAGGGCGCTTTTCGTTCAATACGGCGGGCGGGCGTTGCAGCTCCTGCGAGGGGCAGGGGCGACAGCGGATCGAGATGAGTTTCCTGCCCGAAGTACACGTCGTCTGTGAGGAGTGCGGCGGGTCGCGCTTCGACGCCGAGACGCTCGAGGTGCGATTCCGCGGCCTGCGCATCAGCGACGTGCTCGACATGAGCGTTGCCGAAGCGGTCGAGTTCTTTGCCGCACACCCGTCGATCCAGCGGGCACTGGTGCTGCTCGACGAAGTCGGGCTGGGTTATCTGCGGCTCGGGCAGGCGAGTCCGACCCTGAGCGGCGGTGAGGCACAGCGCATCAAGCTGGTCACCGAGCTGGCGCGGATGCGTGGGGAAGGGGAGCGGCGCGGCACAACGCACGCGCTGTACCTGCTCGACGAGCCGACGGTCGGGCTGCACATGGCAGACGTGGAGAAGCTCGTCGGCGTGCTGCATCGTCTGGTCGATGCAGGCAATACGGTGCTGGTCATCGAACACAACCTCGATCTGCTGGCCGAAGCAGACTGGGTGATCGATCTGGGTCCGGAAGGTGGAGCCGGGGGCGGGCGGATCGTCGCGGCCGGCACGCCGGAGCGCGTATCACGCAGCAGACGCTCCCACACGGGACGTGCGCTGGCGCCGTTCCTTGCCGAACGCGGCAACCTCACCCGACCGCGGCAGGGAAGCAGATGA
- the rmuC gene encoding DNA recombination protein RmuC — protein MLSSTPVPESVVLALAGALLGVTLVAVYLYLRSLRLQQLHARQILELESERAQHAVRLEGLQREVQRGSAELARAQQRTEELRDALLAARTELAASEARHGAERRAASEKLALLTEARERLAQEFSALANRIFDEKSERFGQHSRNTLELTLQPLREQLADFRRRVDEVHGSDTDGRARLLQELGSLKELNRRISDDALNLTRALKGDTRVQGHWGEVILERILEDSGLRKGHEYDAQVVTHDEGGQRRAPDVVVRLPEGRDVVIDSKVSLNDYERYCAAEHDEGRDAALRGHIASLQAHIAALSAKDYAGLEGIRTLDFVLVFVPIEAAFMKAMEHDPTLFGRAFERNIIVVSPTTLLATLRTIESMWRLERQNRNAEEIARRAGALHDQFARVLESLEDVGRHLQRATAAHEQTVERLARGRGNLVGRVLQLARLGAKARKTLPDAIVARADVGDSEDDEIDAASQATHPYGDPE, from the coding sequence GTGCTGAGTTCTACCCCTGTGCCCGAGTCCGTCGTGCTGGCACTTGCGGGCGCCCTGCTGGGTGTGACGCTCGTTGCCGTTTACCTGTACCTGCGCAGCCTGCGCCTGCAGCAGTTGCACGCGCGACAGATACTCGAGCTCGAATCTGAGCGGGCACAGCACGCGGTCCGGCTCGAGGGGCTGCAGCGCGAGGTGCAACGGGGCAGCGCCGAGCTGGCACGCGCGCAGCAGCGGACGGAAGAGCTGCGCGATGCGCTGCTGGCCGCGCGCACCGAGCTGGCGGCAAGCGAAGCCCGTCATGGCGCCGAGCGCCGTGCCGCCAGCGAGAAACTCGCACTGCTCACCGAAGCGCGTGAACGACTGGCGCAGGAGTTCTCCGCGCTCGCCAACCGCATCTTCGACGAGAAAAGCGAGCGTTTCGGACAGCACAGTCGCAACACGCTCGAACTCACGCTGCAGCCGCTGCGCGAGCAGCTCGCGGATTTTCGCCGTCGCGTCGACGAAGTACACGGCAGCGACACCGACGGGCGTGCGCGACTGCTGCAGGAACTCGGTTCGCTGAAGGAGTTGAACCGGCGCATCAGCGACGACGCGCTGAACCTGACGCGCGCGCTGAAGGGGGACACGCGGGTCCAGGGGCATTGGGGCGAGGTGATCCTGGAACGGATCCTGGAGGATTCGGGACTGCGCAAGGGGCACGAGTACGACGCCCAGGTCGTGACCCACGATGAAGGCGGGCAACGTCGCGCTCCGGACGTGGTGGTGCGCCTGCCCGAAGGGCGCGACGTGGTGATCGACTCCAAGGTGTCGCTGAATGACTACGAACGCTACTGTGCGGCAGAGCACGACGAGGGCCGGGATGCTGCGCTGCGCGGGCACATTGCCTCGCTGCAGGCACATATCGCGGCGTTGAGCGCCAAGGACTATGCCGGACTCGAAGGCATCCGCACGCTCGACTTCGTGCTGGTCTTCGTGCCGATCGAAGCGGCCTTCATGAAGGCGATGGAGCACGATCCGACCTTGTTCGGGCGGGCTTTCGAACGCAACATCATCGTCGTCAGTCCGACCACGCTGCTGGCCACGCTGCGCACGATCGAAAGCATGTGGCGCCTCGAGCGGCAGAACCGCAACGCCGAGGAAATCGCACGTCGTGCGGGCGCCCTGCACGACCAGTTCGCGCGTGTGCTGGAATCGCTGGAAGACGTGGGACGGCATCTGCAGCGTGCGACGGCAGCGCACGAGCAGACCGTCGAACGTCTCGCGCGTGGCCGGGGGAACCTGGTTGGCCGGGTACTGCAACTGGCGCGCCTCGGAGCAAAGGCGCGCAAGACCCTGCCCGATGCGATCGTTGCGCGCGCCGACGTCGGCGACAGCGAGGACGATGAGATCGACGCCGCGTCGCAAGCAACCCATCCTTACGGAGATCCAGAATGA
- a CDS encoding HIT family protein translates to MPSIFSRIIAGELPGHFVWKDEHAVAFMTIQPIRPGHLLVVPRVEVDQWDDLSEPLATHLMCVSRHIAHALKATYGSARVALMIAGFEVPHTHLHVLPADDMSDMSFLRTRMAESEALAREAASIRAALRSSGRPEAEF, encoded by the coding sequence ATGCCCAGCATCTTCTCGCGCATCATCGCCGGCGAACTGCCGGGTCACTTCGTGTGGAAGGACGAACACGCCGTCGCGTTCATGACGATCCAGCCGATCCGCCCCGGCCACCTGCTCGTCGTGCCGCGCGTCGAGGTCGATCAGTGGGACGATCTGTCCGAGCCGCTCGCCACCCATCTGATGTGCGTGTCACGCCATATTGCGCACGCTCTGAAGGCCACTTACGGATCGGCCCGCGTCGCGCTGATGATCGCCGGGTTCGAGGTTCCGCACACGCATCTGCACGTGCTGCCGGCCGATGACATGAGCGATATGTCGTTCCTGAGGACACGGATGGCGGAGTCCGAAGCGCTGGCACGCGAAGCGGCTTCCATCCGTGCGGCGCTGCGCTCCAGCGGACGCCCGGAAGCGGAGTTCTAG
- the folD gene encoding bifunctional methylenetetrahydrofolate dehydrogenase/methenyltetrahydrofolate cyclohydrolase FolD: protein MPANVLDGKSLSQRTEAELATRVAAIRERSGGHAPILATILVGDDPASATYVRMKQNACRRVGMESMAVELPAHTTTAQLLATIHELNTNPDCHGILLQHPVPPQIDERACFDAIALEKDVDGVTCLGFGRMAMGEPAWGSATPAGIMRLLAAYDIPLAGRHAVVVGRSPILGKPMALMLLNANCTVTVCHSRTRDLPRLVAQADLLVGAVGKPEFIRADWIRDGAVVVDAGFHPGGIGDIELAPLVGRVEAYTPVPGGVGPMTINTLILQTVTAAERTLAS from the coding sequence ATGCCCGCAAACGTCCTCGATGGCAAATCCCTGTCCCAGCGTACCGAAGCGGAACTCGCGACCCGGGTTGCCGCCATCCGTGAACGCAGCGGCGGTCATGCACCGATTCTGGCGACCATCCTGGTCGGTGACGATCCCGCTTCAGCCACTTATGTGCGCATGAAGCAGAACGCCTGCCGTCGTGTCGGCATGGAATCGATGGCGGTCGAACTGCCGGCGCACACGACGACCGCGCAACTGCTGGCAACGATCCACGAGCTGAACACAAACCCGGACTGCCACGGCATCCTGCTGCAGCACCCGGTTCCCCCCCAGATCGACGAACGTGCCTGCTTCGACGCAATCGCGCTGGAGAAGGATGTCGATGGCGTGACCTGTCTCGGCTTCGGGCGCATGGCAATGGGCGAGCCCGCATGGGGTTCGGCGACGCCGGCCGGCATCATGCGTCTGCTCGCTGCCTACGATATTCCGCTGGCAGGTCGCCATGCCGTGGTGGTCGGTCGCAGCCCGATCCTCGGCAAGCCCATGGCACTGATGCTGCTGAATGCGAACTGCACGGTGACGGTCTGTCACTCGCGCACGCGCGATCTGCCGCGGCTGGTCGCGCAGGCGGACCTGCTCGTCGGCGCCGTGGGCAAGCCCGAGTTCATCCGGGCCGACTGGATCCGCGACGGAGCGGTTGTCGTCGATGCGGGATTTCACCCGGGCGGCATCGGCGATATCGAACTCGCGCCGCTGGTGGGTCGCGTCGAGGCGTATACGCCAGTACCCGGCGGCGTCGGGCCGATGACGATCAACACGTTGATCCTGCAGACCGTGACAGCCGCCGAGCGCACGCTCGCGTCCTGA
- a CDS encoding DNA-deoxyinosine glycosylase: MLLRGFEPVAGPDARVLILGSMPSEASLARGFYYGHPGNAFWWLLAAVLDCSIPEDVEARQRLLVENRIALWDVVHRCRRRGSLDRAIEADSVEANDIGRFVTAHQTISDVFFNGTAAQTLFRRHVPQLPLTLSLTRLPSSSAANASWSRARKLAAWRAVAYALQRL; this comes from the coding sequence ATGCTGTTGCGTGGCTTCGAGCCGGTGGCTGGGCCGGATGCGCGGGTACTGATCCTCGGCTCGATGCCGAGCGAGGCATCGCTCGCACGGGGGTTCTATTACGGGCATCCTGGCAACGCCTTCTGGTGGCTGCTGGCTGCGGTGCTCGATTGCTCGATACCGGAGGACGTCGAGGCGCGCCAGCGTCTGCTGGTGGAGAACCGCATTGCACTATGGGACGTGGTGCACCGCTGCCGGCGGCGCGGCAGTCTCGACCGCGCCATCGAAGCCGACAGTGTCGAGGCGAACGATATCGGCCGCTTTGTCACTGCCCACCAGACGATCAGCGATGTGTTCTTCAACGGCACGGCGGCGCAGACCCTGTTCCGGCGTCATGTACCACAGTTGCCGCTCACGCTCTCGCTGACGCGGTTGCCGTCGAGCAGCGCCGCCAACGCAAGCTGGTCACGCGCGCGGAAACTGGCTGCATGGCGTGCCGTGGCATATGCGCTGCAGAGGCTGTGA